One Pocillopora verrucosa isolate sample1 chromosome 10, ASM3666991v2, whole genome shotgun sequence genomic window carries:
- the LOC136283952 gene encoding somatostatin receptor type 5-like, whose amino-acid sequence MQSFYSASQCIPWLVLLIIECLAIVILNIITIVVFVKEKRQLQRRNTYLIIHLAIVDLLVGAVSGPLQIKYRMALYCPLWNFRRDTIWSNHLYFAFLHLFSFTSLTNLIAISLERLHATFCPFRHRFVRKWVDRAIIIVIWLIPIVREAAQIFLWEIVDVVVITIYLYILFYAVSLFSICVSYILIVIKVRCSRHPQFHSRSKRERQLTGTALIVSLVSLLCFLPAIIYATCLHLSFTCFMNVHIHMAVLVLFLGNSLVNPIIYSLRMPGFREGLLQLVFRVPDLSRIAPANLPLRNLSRA is encoded by the coding sequence ATGCAGTCTTTTTACTCAGCTTCGCAGTGTATTCCATGGCTTGTGCTCCTCATCATCGAATGTCTGGCCATTGTCATCCTTAATATCATCACCATTGTTGTCTTTGTGAAGGAGAAGCGGCAGCTACAGCGGCGGAATACATATTTAATCATCCATCTGGCGATAGTCGATCTCTTAGTGGGCGCAGTCTCTGGGCCGCTACAGATTAAATACAGAATGGCGTTGTACTGTCCGCTTTGGAATTTCAGACGAGATACTATTTGGTCTAATCAtttatattttgcatttttacatttattctCGTTCACTTCCCTTACAAATCTTATTGCTATTTCTTTAGAACGGCTACAcgcaacattttgtccattcagGCATCGCTTTGTGAGGAAATGGGTTGATAGAGctataattattgtcatttggttAATACCTATAGTTAGAGAAGctgctcaaatttttttatgggaAATTGTTGATGTAGTGGTAATTACTATTTACTTGTATATCTTATTTTATGCAGTTTCCTTATTTTCTATCTGCGTATCTTACATCCTCATTGTTATCAAAGTACGATGTAGTCGTCATCCTCAATTTCATTCTAGGTCCAAAAGAGAAAGACAACTGACGGGTACTGCGCTTATCGTCTCACTTGtatctttactttgttttctaccaGCGATAATATATGCAACGTGTCTTCACCTTTCCTTCACTTGTTTTATGAATGTTCATATTCATATGGCtgtgttagttttatttttgggcaattcacttgtaaatcctataatttactCTCTTCGGATGCCAGGCTTCAGAGAAGGTTTATTACAACTAGTGTTCAGGGTCCCAGACCTTTCTCGTATCGCCCCGGCAAACCTGCCACTTCGAAACCTTAGTAGAGCGTAG